In Polaromonas sp. JS666, one genomic interval encodes:
- a CDS encoding ABC transporter ATP-binding protein, whose product MAGVTIRAVKKNFGEVPILHGVDIEIQDGSFTVLVGPSGCGKSTLLRMIAGLEQISGGEIRIGDKRVNDLPPKARDIAMVFQNYALYPHMTVRENMAFSLELAKQDKATIASKVARAAEILALGALLERYPRQLSGGQRQRVAMGRAIVRDPQVFLFDEPLSNLDAKLRVAMRSEIKELHLRLKTTSIYVTHDQIEAMTMGDKIVVMRDGRIEQTGSPLDLYDHPANQFVAGFIGSPAMNFLPGTLKRAGGSARIELGDGTQLDAPPRSGGADGQPVIFGTRPEHLTLVDAGGIPAHVVVMEPTGMDTFIACRHEGVDLSAVFRERHDFAPGRTIHLLPDLQRAHLFDASTGQRLAA is encoded by the coding sequence ATGGCCGGCGTCACGATCAGGGCAGTCAAGAAGAACTTCGGCGAAGTCCCCATCCTTCATGGCGTGGACATCGAGATCCAGGATGGTTCGTTTACTGTGCTGGTCGGCCCCTCGGGCTGCGGCAAGTCAACGCTGCTGCGCATGATTGCCGGGCTGGAGCAGATCAGCGGCGGCGAGATCCGCATCGGCGACAAGCGCGTCAACGACTTACCGCCGAAGGCGCGCGACATCGCGATGGTGTTCCAGAACTACGCGCTGTACCCGCACATGACGGTGCGCGAGAACATGGCGTTCTCGCTCGAACTGGCCAAGCAGGACAAGGCAACGATAGCCAGCAAGGTGGCGCGCGCCGCCGAGATCCTGGCGCTGGGCGCGCTGCTCGAGCGCTATCCGCGCCAACTGTCGGGCGGCCAGCGGCAACGCGTCGCGATGGGGCGCGCGATCGTGCGCGATCCGCAGGTGTTCCTGTTCGATGAACCACTCTCGAATCTCGACGCCAAGCTGCGCGTCGCGATGCGCAGCGAGATCAAGGAACTGCACTTGCGCCTGAAGACCACCTCGATCTACGTCACCCACGATCAGATCGAGGCGATGACGATGGGCGACAAGATTGTCGTGATGCGCGATGGCCGCATCGAGCAGACCGGCAGCCCGCTGGATCTGTACGACCATCCTGCCAACCAGTTCGTCGCCGGCTTCATCGGCTCGCCGGCGATGAACTTCCTGCCCGGCACGCTGAAGCGCGCCGGTGGCAGCGCGCGCATCGAGCTGGGCGACGGCACCCAGCTCGACGCACCGCCGCGCTCGGGCGGCGCGGATGGCCAGCCGGTGATCTTTGGCACCCGGCCCGAGCATTTGACGCTCGTTGACGCCGGCGGCATTCCGGCCCATGTGGTCGTGATGGAGCCCACCGGGATGGACACCTTCATCGCCTGCCGACACGAGGGCGTGGACCTCTCGGCGGTGTTTCGCGAGCGACACGACTTCGCACCCGGCCGCACCATCCATCTGCTGCCCGACCTGCAGCGCGCGCACCTGTTCGATGCGAGCACCGGCCAGCGCCTCGCGGCCTGA
- a CDS encoding ABC transporter substrate-binding protein, producing the protein MTEFNRRKFLESSAGVVAAATVGTGAAVFAPAVHAQALAFKPEKGAKLRVLRWSRFVQGDIDAYMANVKKFTEKTGIEVRVDNEGWEDVRPKAAVAANTGAGPDIILSTNDDANLYPEKLLDVTDLATYLGKKYEGWYPACEAYLRPDGKKWIGIGLGAAGAMLVYRQSHVKAAGFDTFPKDTAGFLALLKGLKEKGTPAGMALGNATGDGLWTNWLIWSHGGKLVDKDNKVVIDSPETIKALEYGKEMYANFVPGTLSWLDPNNNKAFLDSQISLTNNGISIYYATKNATDQKVKDLKEDVYHAQYPVGPVGVPTESHLFFNQMIMKYTKYPQAAKEFLRFMMEQEQFDPWLTAAGGYIAPPLAAYAKSAIWTSDPKHTPYRDCVKNLRPAGYAGKLGYASAGAAADFIVVNMVAEAASGSKTPKEAAERAQKRAERYYKV; encoded by the coding sequence ATGACAGAGTTCAACCGTCGCAAGTTCCTCGAAAGCTCGGCCGGCGTCGTCGCCGCCGCCACGGTCGGCACCGGGGCCGCGGTGTTTGCGCCCGCGGTCCACGCGCAGGCGCTTGCGTTCAAGCCCGAGAAGGGCGCCAAGCTTCGCGTGCTGCGCTGGAGCCGTTTCGTGCAGGGCGACATCGACGCCTACATGGCCAACGTCAAGAAGTTCACCGAGAAGACCGGCATCGAGGTGCGGGTCGACAACGAAGGCTGGGAAGACGTGCGCCCGAAGGCCGCGGTGGCCGCGAACACCGGCGCCGGGCCCGACATCATCCTGTCGACTAACGACGACGCCAACCTGTACCCCGAGAAGCTGCTCGACGTGACCGACCTGGCCACCTACCTGGGCAAGAAGTACGAGGGCTGGTATCCGGCGTGCGAGGCGTATTTGCGCCCCGATGGCAAGAAGTGGATCGGCATCGGCCTCGGTGCCGCCGGCGCGATGCTGGTCTACCGCCAGAGCCACGTGAAGGCGGCCGGCTTCGACACCTTCCCGAAAGACACGGCCGGCTTCCTGGCCCTGCTCAAGGGGCTGAAGGAGAAGGGCACGCCGGCCGGCATGGCGCTGGGCAACGCCACCGGCGACGGCCTGTGGACCAACTGGCTGATCTGGTCGCACGGCGGCAAGCTCGTCGACAAAGACAACAAGGTTGTGATCGACAGCCCCGAGACGATCAAGGCGCTCGAGTACGGGAAGGAGATGTACGCGAACTTCGTTCCCGGCACCCTGTCGTGGCTCGATCCGAACAACAACAAGGCCTTCCTCGACAGCCAGATCAGCCTGACCAACAACGGCATCTCGATCTACTACGCGACCAAGAACGCGACCGACCAGAAGGTCAAGGACCTCAAGGAAGACGTTTACCACGCCCAGTACCCGGTCGGCCCGGTGGGGGTGCCGACCGAGTCGCACCTGTTCTTCAACCAGATGATCATGAAGTACACCAAGTACCCGCAGGCCGCCAAGGAGTTCCTGCGCTTCATGATGGAGCAGGAACAGTTCGACCCATGGCTCACGGCGGCCGGCGGCTACATCGCCCCGCCGCTGGCGGCGTACGCGAAGTCGGCGATCTGGACCTCGGACCCGAAGCACACGCCGTACCGCGATTGCGTGAAGAACCTGCGCCCGGCAGGCTACGCCGGCAAGCTCGGCTACGCGTCGGCGGGTGCCGCCGCCGACTTCATCGTCGTCAATATGGTGGCCGAGGCGGCGAGCGGCTCGAAGACGCCGAAGGAAGCGGCCGAGCGGGCGCAGAAGCGCGCCGAGCGTTACTACAAAGTCTGA
- a CDS encoding carbohydrate ABC transporter permease: MLERLQNSRNALGLIFMLPAAVLLLLFLTYPLGLGVWLGFTDAKVGRPGEWIGIENYVFLATDSVTQLALFNTLFYTTIASVAKFFLGLWLALLLNKNIRFKSFFRAVILLPYIVPTALSAIAFWWLFDAQFSIISWVLVKLGVIDTYIDFLGSPWNARFSVIAANVWRGVPFVAITLLAGLQTISPSYYEASAIDGATPWQQFRHVTLPLLTPIIAVVMTFSVLFTFTDFQLIYVITRGGPLNATHLMATLSFQRAISGGALGEGAAISIAMVPFLLAAIMFSYFGLQRRAWQQGGADK, from the coding sequence ATGCTTGAGAGGTTGCAGAACAGCCGCAACGCGCTCGGGCTGATCTTCATGTTGCCGGCGGCGGTGTTGCTGCTGCTGTTCCTGACCTATCCGCTCGGGCTGGGCGTGTGGCTGGGCTTCACCGACGCCAAGGTCGGCCGGCCGGGCGAGTGGATCGGCATCGAGAACTACGTGTTCCTCGCCACCGACAGCGTCACCCAGCTGGCGCTGTTCAACACGCTGTTCTACACAACCATTGCGAGCGTCGCAAAGTTCTTCCTCGGCCTGTGGCTGGCGCTGCTGTTGAACAAGAACATCCGCTTCAAGTCCTTCTTCCGTGCGGTGATCCTGCTGCCCTACATCGTGCCGACGGCCTTGTCGGCGATCGCCTTCTGGTGGCTGTTCGACGCCCAGTTCTCGATCATCAGCTGGGTGCTGGTGAAGCTGGGTGTCATCGACACCTACATCGATTTCCTCGGCAGCCCGTGGAACGCTCGCTTCTCGGTGATCGCGGCCAACGTGTGGCGCGGCGTACCCTTCGTCGCGATCACCTTGCTCGCCGGCTTGCAGACCATCTCGCCGTCGTACTACGAAGCCTCGGCGATCGACGGTGCCACCCCCTGGCAACAGTTCCGCCACGTCACCTTGCCGCTGCTCACGCCGATCATCGCGGTGGTGATGACCTTCTCGGTGCTGTTCACCTTCACCGACTTCCAGCTGATCTACGTGATCACGCGCGGCGGCCCGCTCAACGCCACCCACCTGATGGCCACGCTGTCGTTCCAGCGCGCGATCTCGGGCGGCGCGCTTGGCGAGGGCGCGGCGATCTCGATCGCGATGGTGCCGTTCCTGCTGGCCGCCATCATGTTCAGCTACTTCGGCCTGCAGCGCCGCGCGTGGCAACAGGGCGGGGCCGACAAATGA
- a CDS encoding carbohydrate ABC transporter permease, with protein sequence MSQDKSTDTVGMSFLDSTPRKLFRVYLPLCIFLFVLLFPFYWMGITAFKPNNELLSRDGNPFWIIAPTLAHVKKLLFDTAYPQWMWNTVLVSVVSTFFSLAASVLAAYAIERLRFSGAKHVGLGIFLAYLVPPSILFIPLASVVFQLGLFDTRLALILTYPTFLIPFCTWLLMGYFRTIPFELEECALIDGATRWQILVKIVLPLAVPGLISAGIFAFTLSWNEFIYALTFVSSSEIKTLPVGVVTELVEGDVYHWGSLMAGALFGSLPVAFIYSFFVEYYVSGMTGSVKE encoded by the coding sequence ATGAGCCAGGACAAGAGCACCGACACGGTCGGGATGAGCTTTCTCGACTCCACCCCGCGCAAGCTGTTCCGGGTCTACCTGCCGCTGTGCATCTTTCTGTTCGTGCTGCTGTTCCCGTTTTACTGGATGGGCATCACCGCGTTCAAGCCCAACAACGAGCTGCTCTCGCGCGACGGCAATCCGTTCTGGATCATCGCGCCGACGCTCGCGCACGTGAAGAAGCTGTTGTTCGACACCGCGTACCCGCAGTGGATGTGGAACACCGTGCTGGTCTCGGTCGTCTCCACCTTTTTCTCGCTCGCCGCATCGGTGCTGGCCGCCTACGCGATCGAGCGGCTGCGTTTCTCGGGCGCCAAGCACGTGGGGCTGGGCATCTTCCTGGCCTACCTGGTGCCGCCGTCGATCCTGTTCATTCCGCTGGCCTCGGTGGTGTTCCAGCTCGGCTTGTTCGATACGCGGCTGGCGCTGATCCTGACCTACCCGACCTTCCTGATCCCGTTTTGCACCTGGCTGCTGATGGGCTACTTCAGGACCATCCCGTTCGAGCTGGAGGAATGCGCGCTGATTGACGGGGCGACACGCTGGCAGATCCTCGTCAAGATCGTGTTGCCGCTCGCGGTGCCGGGCTTGATCTCGGCCGGCATCTTCGCGTTCACGCTGTCATGGAACGAGTTCATCTACGCGCTGACCTTCGTCTCGTCGAGCGAGATCAAGACGTTGCCGGTAGGCGTGGTCACCGAGCTGGTCGAAGGCGATGTGTACCACTGGGGCTCGCTGATGGCGGGCGCGCTGTTCGGGTCGCTGCCGGTCGCATTCATCTACTCATTCTTCGTCGAGTACTACGTGTCGGGGATGACGGGCTCCGTGAAGGAGTGA
- a CDS encoding SCO family protein, which yields MMGRTTALSVLFALLAYAAGAWLTHDFQIWTAEGARRLEVALAPVPAPATPLHGPDMADTPLPLLLTEGGGVTIVDFVYTRCQTVCLALGSTFQQLQANIQEGQRNSPAGAKRAKGTAGVKLLSISFDPAHDQPAALAAYAGRLQADPRIWRFATARDETALRPLLERFQVVVIPDGMGGFEHNAALLVVDGRGRLVRIFDYADMDTALAWAQHLAATQAHTAKAEGAAG from the coding sequence ATGATGGGACGGACGACCGCATTGAGCGTGCTCTTCGCACTGCTCGCCTATGCGGCAGGCGCCTGGCTCACGCATGATTTTCAGATCTGGACGGCCGAAGGCGCGCGCCGGCTCGAAGTGGCGCTCGCGCCGGTGCCCGCGCCCGCCACCCCGCTGCACGGGCCCGACATGGCAGACACCCCATTGCCTTTGCTGCTCACGGAGGGCGGCGGCGTCACCATCGTCGATTTTGTCTACACCCGCTGCCAGACGGTTTGCCTGGCACTGGGCAGCACTTTTCAGCAGCTGCAGGCCAACATCCAGGAAGGCCAACGCAACAGCCCGGCGGGCGCAAAGCGCGCAAAGGGCACAGCTGGCGTCAAGCTGCTGTCCATCAGTTTTGACCCGGCGCATGACCAGCCCGCCGCGCTGGCGGCCTATGCCGGCCGCCTCCAGGCCGACCCGCGCATCTGGCGTTTTGCCACGGCGCGTGATGAAACGGCGCTGCGTCCCTTGCTTGAGCGCTTTCAGGTGGTGGTGATTCCGGATGGCATGGGCGGCTTCGAGCACAACGCAGCATTGCTGGTGGTCGACGGCAGGGGCCGCCTCGTGCGCATCTTCGACTATGCCGACATGGACACCGCGCTGGCCTGGGCGCAGCACCTCGCGGCCACACAAGCCCACACGGCAAAGGCCGAAGGAGCCGCCGGATGA
- a CDS encoding c-type cytochrome, with translation MVTPDPRQHPAAQQRETGDPSEQVQPMPLLAAAITLVIVLLGAGYIFFSDPFGNAELGDRRTVADLTAKAPGAPGAAGQAVDGKALYTGNCASCHQATGKGLPGVFPPLDGSEWVQGEPRVVVNILLHGITGEIEVAGSTYKGMMPSFKQLGDAELAAIASTIRSEWSNKAAAITPEQFAAERKDTRRSAPFASGAELKALPAAQ, from the coding sequence ATGGTGACCCCTGACCCACGGCAGCACCCGGCGGCGCAGCAACGCGAAACGGGAGACCCCTCCGAGCAGGTGCAGCCCATGCCCCTGCTGGCAGCTGCGATCACGCTGGTGATCGTGCTTCTGGGTGCCGGGTATATATTTTTCTCCGACCCGTTTGGCAATGCCGAGCTGGGTGACCGGCGCACCGTGGCCGACCTCACGGCCAAGGCGCCGGGCGCACCGGGCGCCGCCGGCCAGGCGGTAGACGGCAAGGCGCTTTACACGGGCAACTGCGCGTCCTGCCACCAGGCCACCGGCAAGGGCCTGCCCGGCGTGTTTCCGCCGCTGGACGGCTCTGAATGGGTGCAGGGAGAGCCGCGCGTGGTGGTTAACATCCTGCTGCACGGCATCACCGGCGAGATCGAGGTGGCCGGCAGCACCTACAAGGGCATGATGCCTTCGTTCAAGCAGTTGGGCGATGCCGAGCTGGCCGCCATTGCCAGCACCATTCGATCGGAATGGTCGAACAAGGCTGCAGCCATCACGCCAGAGCAATTCGCCGCCGAACGCAAGGACACGCGCCGCAGTGCGCCCTTTGCCAGCGGCGCTGAACTCAAGGCCTTGCCGGCGGCGCAATGA
- a CDS encoding cbb3-type cytochrome c oxidase subunit II, translated as MENEVKLAAGAMVALAIATAALVVMPYIQVRDVKPPAGLKPYTDQQLRGREVYIANGCVYCHSQQPRDRNLAPDHTRGWGRPSVPADYVYDKPHLLGSMRTGPDLFNIGARQPSKDWHLGHLYQPRAYVPDSIMPSYPYMFLVKDAAEEGDQVVTLPPVYAPFGKVVVARPEALDLVKYLQALNHTYPILPAPAVPAAP; from the coding sequence ATGGAAAATGAAGTCAAACTGGCCGCTGGCGCGATGGTCGCACTCGCCATCGCCACCGCAGCGCTGGTCGTGATGCCCTACATCCAGGTACGCGATGTCAAACCACCGGCGGGCCTCAAGCCTTATACCGACCAGCAGCTGCGCGGGCGAGAGGTGTACATCGCCAACGGCTGCGTGTATTGCCACAGCCAGCAGCCGCGCGACCGCAATCTGGCGCCCGACCACACGCGCGGCTGGGGCCGCCCTTCGGTGCCGGCCGATTATGTGTACGACAAACCGCACCTGCTGGGCAGCATGCGCACCGGGCCGGACCTCTTCAACATCGGCGCGCGCCAGCCCAGCAAGGACTGGCATCTGGGCCACCTGTACCAGCCGCGTGCCTATGTGCCCGACTCCATCATGCCGTCGTATCCCTACATGTTTCTGGTCAAGGACGCGGCTGAAGAAGGCGACCAGGTGGTGACGCTGCCGCCGGTCTACGCGCCTTTTGGCAAGGTCGTGGTGGCCCGGCCGGAGGCACTGGATCTGGTCAAGTACCTGCAGGCGCTGAACCACACCTACCCCATCCTGCCGGCACCGGCCGTACCGGCAGCGCCTTGA
- a CDS encoding cbb3-type cytochrome c oxidase subunit I — MDSAILSLLGAFLLSIIGLFAFIWSLRKGLLVENPGAASVIFARGEIGRIDDPSLDDKAHGAMQAAAPPAAEPTSADQGEVSDRVEADRSSAFPVFMFIAFACLWLLVGSVAGLIASYKLHEPDWLVQQAWLTFGRIRTVHLNAVIYGWSSNAALAVILWLLPRMLRTRLHGGIWAMMGGSLINTGIAAGIGAIAVGWSDGMEFLEIPWQIDIFIFVGFALVILPALYTLVNRRIEHLYVSVWYFTAALLWIAVLFGVANLPGVHTGVQQATTNWWYGHNALGLWFTPVAVGAIYYFLPKIIGRPVVSYNLSLLGFWTLAFFYGQVGGHHLIGGPVPGWLTTLSIVQSVMMIIPVLAFTINMKGTLKGQMHLARYSPTLRFMMFGGLMYLASSVQGSFEALRSINAVTHFTHFTVAHAHLGMYAFVTMVFFGAIYFMMPRVLEWEWPYPWLITLHFWLAALGISIYFVGLTIGGWLQGTAMLDAARPFGESVAVTLPWLKSRSVGGLVMSLGHLVFVGHFLAMALRFGPDRTGAALFMQPREAAHGK; from the coding sequence ATGGACAGTGCGATTTTGAGCCTGCTGGGCGCCTTTTTGTTGTCCATCATTGGCTTGTTTGCCTTCATCTGGTCACTGCGCAAAGGCCTGCTGGTGGAAAACCCGGGCGCGGCGTCGGTGATTTTTGCGCGCGGCGAGATCGGCCGCATCGACGACCCCTCCCTCGATGACAAGGCGCACGGCGCCATGCAGGCCGCCGCGCCGCCCGCGGCGGAACCCACGTCAGCCGACCAGGGCGAAGTCAGTGACCGCGTCGAGGCCGATCGCTCCAGCGCGTTCCCGGTGTTCATGTTCATCGCGTTTGCCTGCCTGTGGCTGCTGGTGGGCTCGGTCGCCGGATTGATCGCCTCCTACAAGCTGCATGAGCCCGACTGGCTGGTGCAGCAGGCCTGGCTGACCTTCGGGCGCATCCGCACGGTTCACCTCAACGCGGTGATCTACGGCTGGTCGTCCAATGCCGCGCTGGCGGTGATTCTGTGGCTGCTGCCACGCATGCTGCGCACGCGGCTGCATGGCGGCATCTGGGCCATGATGGGTGGCTCTTTGATCAACACCGGCATTGCCGCCGGCATTGGCGCGATTGCGGTGGGCTGGTCTGACGGCATGGAGTTTCTTGAAATTCCGTGGCAGATCGACATCTTCATCTTCGTCGGCTTTGCGCTGGTGATCCTGCCCGCGCTCTACACGCTCGTCAACCGCCGGATCGAGCATCTGTACGTGAGCGTCTGGTATTTCACGGCGGCCCTGCTGTGGATTGCCGTGCTGTTTGGCGTTGCCAACCTCCCCGGCGTACACACCGGCGTGCAGCAGGCAACCACCAACTGGTGGTATGGCCACAACGCACTGGGCTTGTGGTTTACGCCGGTGGCTGTGGGGGCCATTTATTACTTCCTGCCCAAAATCATCGGCCGGCCCGTGGTGTCCTACAACCTGTCGCTGCTGGGCTTCTGGACGCTGGCATTCTTTTACGGACAAGTCGGCGGTCACCACTTGATCGGCGGGCCGGTTCCCGGCTGGCTGACCACGCTGTCGATTGTGCAAAGCGTGATGATGATCATCCCGGTGCTGGCTTTTACCATCAACATGAAGGGCACGCTCAAGGGGCAGATGCATCTTGCGCGTTACTCGCCGACGCTGCGCTTCATGATGTTTGGCGGGCTGATGTACCTGGCCTCTTCCGTGCAGGGCTCGTTCGAGGCGCTGCGCAGCATCAACGCGGTGACGCACTTTACCCACTTCACGGTGGCACACGCGCACCTGGGCATGTACGCCTTCGTGACGATGGTATTTTTCGGGGCGATTTACTTCATGATGCCGCGCGTGCTGGAGTGGGAGTGGCCCTACCCCTGGCTGATCACGCTGCACTTCTGGCTGGCCGCCTTGGGCATCAGCATCTACTTCGTTGGCCTGACGATCGGCGGCTGGCTTCAGGGCACGGCCATGCTTGATGCGGCCCGGCCGTTCGGGGAATCGGTCGCCGTGACCTTGCCCTGGCTCAAGTCCAGAAGCGTCGGTGGGCTGGTGATGAGCCTGGGGCATCTGGTGTTTGTGGGCCACTTCCTGGCGATGGCGCTGCGTTTCGGCCCTGACCGAACCGGTGCGGCATTGTTCATGCAACCCCGGGAGGCCGCGCATGGAAAATGA
- a CDS encoding D-2-hydroxyacid dehydrogenase family protein, with product MNTAAYARPRIVIAGDAEQALRRLGDWRKIDAQADVTAHHLPLRGAALINALKDADAVVLVRDRTPFDAALLARLPTLRYLVFTGTRNTTLDLAALAARDIPVSHTEWGPSKESTCEMTWSLILAATRQLEQQTALLRRGQWRADQPEPLAGVLHGQTLGLIGLGEIGGRVAKVGQALGMKVITWSPRMTPERAAQHGASAVTLEELLGSAQVVSLHLVPTPATHHLLNAQRLKLMQPGSLLVNTSRSALVDGAALVQALEQGRPGFAALDVFDVDPLPMDDPLRRMPNVLLTPHLGFVTEPVYQRFAAGVTECLEAWLNRQPLIRVVPATA from the coding sequence ATGAATACAGCGGCATACGCCAGACCACGAATCGTCATTGCCGGAGACGCCGAACAGGCACTGCGACGGCTGGGCGACTGGCGCAAGATTGATGCGCAGGCCGATGTGACCGCGCACCACCTGCCGCTACGCGGCGCGGCCCTGATCAACGCGCTGAAAGATGCCGACGCCGTGGTGCTGGTGCGCGACCGCACGCCCTTTGATGCGGCCTTGCTGGCCAGGCTGCCCACGTTGCGCTACCTGGTGTTTACCGGCACGCGCAACACCACCCTGGACCTGGCTGCGCTGGCAGCGCGCGACATTCCGGTCAGCCACACCGAATGGGGGCCGTCCAAGGAGAGCACCTGCGAGATGACCTGGTCGCTGATCCTGGCCGCTACGCGCCAGCTGGAGCAGCAAACGGCCCTGCTGCGCCGCGGCCAGTGGCGCGCGGACCAACCCGAACCCCTGGCCGGCGTGCTGCATGGCCAGACGCTGGGCCTGATCGGCCTGGGCGAAATCGGCGGGCGCGTGGCCAAAGTCGGCCAGGCGCTGGGCATGAAGGTCATCACCTGGAGCCCGCGCATGACGCCCGAGCGCGCCGCGCAGCACGGCGCCAGCGCGGTCACGCTGGAAGAACTGCTGGGCAGCGCCCAAGTCGTCAGCCTGCACCTGGTACCAACGCCGGCGACACACCACCTGCTCAATGCACAGCGGCTGAAACTGATGCAGCCCGGCAGCCTGCTCGTCAACACCTCGCGCTCCGCGCTGGTGGATGGCGCGGCGCTGGTCCAGGCGCTGGAACAGGGCCGGCCCGGCTTTGCCGCGCTGGACGTGTTTGATGTGGATCCGCTGCCGATGGACGACCCGCTGCGCCGCATGCCCAATGTGCTGCTCACGCCCCATCTGGGTTTTGTCACCGAGCCGGTGTACCAGCGATTCGCAGCCGGGGTCACGGAATGTCTGGAGGCCTGGCTGAACCGCCAGCCACTGATTCGGGTGGTGCCGGCTACCGCCTGA
- a CDS encoding MmgE/PrpD family protein, whose protein sequence is MARNTQVAADHNAPPITQILAQFVATHPSRGWSDAVDHEAHRTFMNWLGCAVGAAHHEAADAALAAVKLLQPAAQASVLGRTEKVDMGSAALLNGITSHTFDFDDTHLKTIIHPAGPVASAVLALAEHTGSSGREVIDALVLGIDVSCRVGNAMYPEHYDRGWHITGSTGTLGAAAACARLLKLDVQKTAMALGIAASQPVGMREQFGTMTKPFHPGGAARAGLMSALLASQGFTASPKALEAPRGMMQTVSTKNDWNEITHELGQRFEISFNSYKPFACGIVIHPSIDACAQLRERFSKEGVTAEQIERVELKVHSLVLELTGKKEPADGLQAKFSVYHGCAAGLTFGRAAEDEFSDEIVNRADMVALRRKVVATIDDSIDEASADVTAVLKDDRRVHVFVEHAIGSLQNPMSDAQLEAKFQDLSDPILGAGRTSELINACWALGAAASVAAVVALATPESR, encoded by the coding sequence ATGGCCCGCAATACCCAGGTCGCTGCCGACCACAACGCTCCTCCCATCACACAAATCCTCGCGCAGTTCGTTGCCACCCATCCGTCGCGCGGATGGAGCGATGCGGTGGACCATGAGGCGCACCGCACCTTCATGAACTGGCTGGGCTGCGCCGTGGGTGCGGCCCACCACGAAGCCGCCGACGCGGCGCTGGCCGCCGTGAAACTGCTGCAGCCCGCCGCGCAGGCCAGCGTGCTGGGCCGGACGGAAAAAGTCGACATGGGCAGCGCGGCGCTGCTCAACGGCATCACCTCGCACACCTTTGACTTCGACGACACCCACCTCAAAACCATCATCCACCCCGCCGGCCCGGTGGCCTCTGCCGTGCTGGCGCTGGCCGAGCACACGGGCAGCTCGGGCCGCGAGGTGATCGACGCGCTGGTGCTGGGCATAGACGTGTCCTGCCGCGTCGGCAACGCCATGTACCCCGAGCATTACGACCGCGGCTGGCACATCACCGGCTCCACCGGCACGCTGGGCGCCGCGGCGGCCTGCGCGCGCCTGCTCAAGCTGGATGTGCAGAAGACCGCGATGGCGCTGGGCATTGCGGCTTCGCAGCCCGTCGGCATGCGCGAGCAGTTTGGCACCATGACCAAGCCCTTTCACCCCGGCGGCGCCGCGCGTGCGGGACTGATGTCTGCCTTGCTGGCCAGCCAGGGCTTCACCGCCAGCCCCAAGGCCCTTGAGGCGCCGCGCGGCATGATGCAGACCGTCTCGACCAAGAACGACTGGAACGAAATCACCCATGAGCTGGGCCAGCGTTTCGAGATTTCGTTCAACAGCTACAAACCGTTTGCCTGCGGCATCGTGATTCACCCCAGCATTGATGCCTGCGCCCAATTGCGCGAAAGGTTTTCCAAAGAAGGCGTTACGGCCGAACAGATCGAGCGCGTCGAGCTCAAGGTGCACTCGCTGGTGCTGGAGCTGACCGGCAAAAAGGAGCCCGCCGACGGCCTGCAGGCCAAGTTCAGCGTCTACCACGGCTGCGCCGCGGGGTTGACGTTTGGCCGCGCGGCTGAAGATGAGTTCTCCGACGAGATCGTCAACCGCGCCGACATGGTGGCGCTGCGCCGCAAGGTGGTTGCGACGATCGACGATTCCATTGACGAGGCCAGTGCTGATGTGACTGCGGTACTCAAGGACGACCGCCGCGTGCATGTGTTTGTCGAGCACGCGATCGGCTCACTGCAAAACCCGATGTCGGATGCCCAGCTGGAAGCGAAATTCCAGGACCTGTCTGACCCGATTCTGGGCGCCGGCAGAACCAGCGAATTGATCAACGCCTGCTGGGCCCTGGGCGCCGCCGCCAGCGTAGCGGCCGTGGTTGCACTCGCCACCCCCGAAAGCCGATGA